One Phoenix dactylifera cultivar Barhee BC4 chromosome 8, palm_55x_up_171113_PBpolish2nd_filt_p, whole genome shotgun sequence genomic window carries:
- the LOC120111670 gene encoding acyl transferase 9-like, with protein MGFTITKSSESPVRPAEPTPSGTLPLSWLDRYPTHRGLVESLHVFKHGREPARSIREAMAKALVLYYPLAGRIVEPEGVEARIECTGEGVWFVDASADCSLEDVNYLERPLLIPQEDLVPYTKLEIEPADTIMMVQVTEFRCGGFVVGLRFNHASADGLGAAQFINAVGEIARGLPEPAVKPVWNREAFPNPKIKPGPLPDLPKLALEYSAVDFPLDYINQLKNSFMEHTGRRCSTFDVLTAKAWQCRTKALKLSPEVDVRLCFFASVRHILKLDRGYYGNCIFPVKMMVPSGKVVRSSLVEVVDLIRDAKDRMAAEVSAWAKGDVDGDPFSMTFNYETIYVSDWTKLGFSEVDYGWGTPMYAGPLTNNDFIASLILLKSPAPLEGARMMTRCVSKEHIEAFNDLIMNLD; from the exons ATGGGCTTTACCATCACCAAGTCTTCGGAATCGCCGGTCCGGCCGGCCGAGCCGACGCCGTCCGGGACGCTGCCGCTCTCGTGGCTGGACCGGTACCCGACGCACCGGGGCCTGGTGGAGTCGCTCCACGTGTTCAAGCACGGCCGCGAACCGGCCAGGTCGATAAGGGAAGCCATGGCCAAGGCGCTGGTCCTCTACTACCCCCTGGCCGGCCGGATCGTCGAACCGGAGGGGGTAGAGGCGCGGATCGAGTGCACCGGCGAAGGGGTCTGGTTCGTGGACGCGTCGGCCGACTGCAGCCTGGAGGACGTCAATTACCTTGAGCGCCCCTTGCTCATACCCCAAGAAGACCTGGTGCCCTACACCAAACTGGAAATCGAGCCAGCCGATACCATCATGATGGTTCAG GTCACGGAATTCAGATGCGGCGGATTCGTGGTGGGTCTCAGGTTCAACCACGCGTCGGCCGACGGACTGGGAGCGGCGCAGTTCATCAACGCGGTCGGAGAGATTGCCCGAGGGCTTCCAGAGCCCGCCGTGAAGCCAGTCTGGAACCGAGAGGCCTTCCCCAACCCAAAGATCAAGCCTGGGCCTCTTCCAGACCTCCCCAAACTGGCTTTAGAGTACTCTGCAGTCGACTTCCCCTTGGATTACATCAACCAGCTGAAGAACAGCTTCATGGAGCACACCGGCCGAAGATGCTCCACCTTCGACGTGCTGACCGCCAAGGCCTGGCAGTGCCGGACCAAAGCTCTTAAACTGTCGCCCGAAGTCGACGTCCGGCTCTGTTTCTTCGCAAGCGTTCGCCATATTTTGAAGCTTGACAGGGGTTACTACGGCAACTGCATCTTTCCCGTGAAAATGATGGTGCCCAGTGGGAAGGTCGTCCGGTCATCGCTTGTGGAGGTGGTGGATTTGATCAGAGATGCCAAGGACAGGATGGCGGCCGAGGTCTCAGCGTGGGCAAAGGGAGATGTCGACGGGGATCCGTTTAGCATGACATTTAACTATGAAACGATATATGTCTCGGATTGGACCAAGCTGGGATTCTCCGAGGTGGATTACGGATGGGGTACGCCGATGTACGCTGGTCCCCTGACGAACAATGACTTCATCGCCTCGTTGATCCTTTTGAAGTCGCCGGCGCCATTGGAGGGCGCTCGTATGATGACAAGATGCGTTTCCAAGGAACACATAGAGGCCTTCAATGACCTTATCATGAACTTGGATTGA